The following proteins are co-located in the Flammeovirga kamogawensis genome:
- a CDS encoding FKBP-type peptidyl-prolyl cis-trans isomerase, protein MKQLLSIVFIGLITLSTSFAQCEKCLPPSEEVDYCYTDVRFEGLCAKFIEGKSYFYLDRKKKSIRIDFNFKKSDDILSFKSMVMNKKLKISTVELLFIQSAVEIWNVEKKKIGYKFLPSGLGIKILKQGEGDIAKKGQTVIVHYEGFLEDGSKFDSSRDRNKEFKFKAGVGQVIKGWDEGVLNLKIGSRAMLLIPSDLGYGSRSIGPIPANSTLYFDIEVIGVE, encoded by the coding sequence ATGAAACAACTTCTATCAATCGTTTTTATAGGTTTAATAACCTTATCAACAAGTTTTGCTCAATGTGAAAAATGTTTACCACCTTCAGAGGAGGTAGACTATTGTTATACAGATGTACGATTTGAAGGACTCTGTGCTAAATTTATTGAGGGGAAATCTTATTTTTATTTAGATAGAAAAAAGAAGTCTATCCGTATTGATTTTAACTTTAAGAAATCTGATGATATCTTATCTTTTAAATCTATGGTGATGAATAAGAAATTAAAAATTTCAACTGTTGAGTTGCTCTTTATTCAATCTGCTGTTGAGATCTGGAATGTAGAGAAGAAAAAAATAGGTTATAAGTTTTTACCTTCTGGTCTTGGAATAAAGATTTTAAAACAAGGTGAAGGTGATATCGCAAAAAAAGGACAAACTGTAATTGTTCATTATGAAGGGTTTTTAGAAGATGGCTCTAAATTCGATAGTTCTAGAGATAGAAATAAAGAATTTAAATTTAAAGCTGGAGTAGGGCAGGTTATTAAAGGTTGGGATGAAGGTGTGTTGAATTTAAAGATTGGATCAAGAGCAATGCTACTTATACCTTCAGACTTAGGATATGGCTCTAGGTCTATTGGTCCAATACCAGCGAATTCTACCTTGTATTTTGATATTGAAGTAATTGGAGTTGAATAA
- a CDS encoding PspC domain-containing protein, translating to MVINNIHIGNSHFKATSEASSILESYRIALNEHLSNFKNSSSIIRELEYKLSEILIPCIEDEFDYLTEEDVINAIEVVGTPDGFDLHYNRTNTHRPITQKESYEDLIGSISKKLKSLYRDIDRQQVGGVAAGIANKFSIDPLWVRFLFILPFLLITSTKIPATIVSILYLSLWLFLPEKRNLTRDTNTRLFFRDSEKQVLGGVAGGLSNFIGIDVNIVRLFLLISLYFFHFVGILYIILWVSTPFSRTLKDKFQSQGTPFNLTEIEKYLSSTFDKKNFNSKKLKVVYDKFNNLDIPHLNPSPLLKDLLRILSFVIGLFLFVSTILSIFLGVPVLGISLKLIHLTEVLSYLSNDLTNEVLNKYDANLLSTIQFSIPNTTAIIGSLHFIITSTLLLIISSSMMTFQKLISNGKILGLLGIDIILSLLLLTALNMSVHSFDNQAIHKEEVLLPLNNDVLDITLDDIGKLPLNRASFSIEGHPGQDLKLIFSQEALGKTRERAINNAKAIDYTSNISDNKLQLSSHFSFPRGVKYRMQKLNVVIKVPYNKHFIVDNKLMSYLNMQQLNSVEEGDILIFDENNQLQRFNESPKNNYSSGYSPANNSRFIDEKTYEFPLDSIVLFGNLNIELKIDPTLSKSHIVLQTEDKKKSNLKTSYINNTLKVYRLEQTGIPSKVTISSPSLALIKFKGEGSLVINEFTANYFECKIDGNINADVNVNSDIFKGYVLGASFLILEGKSDTAFILSDGGSKINGEGFEILEVKAKAKGVSEVILNAHNNATIFQSPLSKVTVLGDPVHLEKHTQR from the coding sequence ATGGTCATAAATAATATACATATAGGTAACAGTCATTTTAAAGCAACATCCGAGGCTTCTTCTATTTTAGAAAGCTATCGAATTGCCTTAAATGAACATTTATCTAATTTTAAAAATTCATCATCTATTATAAGGGAATTAGAATATAAATTATCAGAAATTCTAATTCCATGTATAGAAGACGAATTTGATTATTTAACTGAAGAGGATGTTATAAATGCAATTGAAGTTGTAGGTACACCTGATGGTTTTGATTTACATTACAATAGAACAAACACTCACCGACCAATTACCCAAAAAGAAAGTTATGAAGACCTTATAGGTTCAATAAGTAAAAAATTAAAATCTCTTTATCGCGACATAGATAGACAACAAGTTGGTGGTGTTGCAGCAGGTATTGCCAATAAATTTAGTATTGACCCTTTATGGGTTAGGTTTCTATTTATTTTACCTTTCTTATTGATTACTAGTACAAAAATACCAGCCACAATAGTATCAATTCTCTATTTAAGTTTATGGTTATTTTTACCTGAAAAAAGAAATCTTACAAGAGATACAAATACTAGATTATTTTTTCGAGATAGTGAGAAACAGGTGTTAGGTGGTGTAGCTGGGGGATTAAGTAATTTTATAGGAATTGATGTGAATATAGTCCGTCTCTTTTTACTTATTTCACTTTACTTTTTCCATTTTGTAGGTATTTTATACATAATATTATGGGTTTCCACTCCTTTTTCAAGAACCTTGAAAGATAAATTTCAAAGTCAAGGGACACCATTTAACTTAACTGAAATTGAAAAATACCTAAGTTCTACTTTTGATAAGAAAAATTTCAATTCGAAAAAGCTTAAGGTAGTCTATGATAAATTCAATAATTTAGACATACCTCATTTGAACCCAAGTCCACTTTTAAAAGATTTATTAAGAATCTTATCTTTTGTGATTGGCTTATTTCTATTTGTCAGTACAATTTTATCTATTTTCTTAGGAGTTCCAGTATTAGGGATAAGTTTAAAATTAATTCACCTTACAGAAGTTTTAAGTTATCTATCGAACGATCTTACTAATGAAGTACTTAATAAATACGATGCTAATTTATTAAGTACCATTCAGTTCTCTATACCTAATACAACAGCAATAATTGGATCTTTACATTTTATTATTACCTCTACGCTACTTTTAATAATTAGTTCGTCTATGATGACGTTTCAAAAACTAATTAGTAATGGTAAAATATTGGGATTATTAGGTATTGACATTATTTTATCTCTACTATTACTTACGGCTTTAAATATGTCAGTTCATAGTTTTGATAATCAGGCTATCCATAAAGAAGAAGTCTTACTTCCTTTAAATAATGATGTTTTAGATATCACTTTAGATGATATTGGCAAACTACCTTTAAACAGGGCTTCTTTTAGTATAGAAGGACATCCGGGTCAAGATTTGAAATTAATTTTTAGTCAAGAGGCTCTTGGTAAAACAAGAGAAAGAGCAATTAATAATGCTAAAGCCATTGATTATACATCAAACATATCTGATAATAAATTACAATTATCTTCTCATTTTTCATTCCCAAGAGGAGTTAAATACAGAATGCAAAAATTAAATGTTGTAATTAAAGTACCATACAACAAGCATTTTATAGTTGACAATAAATTAATGTCATATTTAAACATGCAACAACTAAATTCTGTTGAAGAAGGTGACATTCTAATTTTTGATGAAAACAATCAACTTCAAAGGTTTAATGAGTCTCCAAAAAATAATTATTCTTCTGGATATTCACCTGCTAATAATTCAAGATTTATTGATGAAAAGACTTATGAGTTTCCTTTAGATTCAATAGTATTATTCGGAAACCTTAATATTGAATTAAAAATTGACCCTACATTATCTAAATCCCATATAGTATTACAAACTGAAGACAAGAAAAAGAGTAACTTAAAAACATCATACATTAATAATACGCTTAAAGTATATAGGTTAGAACAGACAGGTATACCGTCGAAAGTAACAATTTCATCACCAAGTTTAGCTTTAATTAAATTTAAAGGGGAAGGTAGTCTTGTTATTAATGAGTTTACTGCAAACTATTTTGAATGTAAAATTGATGGAAATATAAATGCTGATGTAAATGTAAACTCAGATATATTTAAAGGGTATGTACTTGGTGCTTCATTTCTAATTCTAGAAGGTAAATCAGATACTGCATTTATACTTTCTGATGGAGGTTCTAAAATTAATGGTGAAGGGTTTGAAATACTAGAAGTTAAAGCAAAAGCAAAAGGCGTTTCAGAAGTAATCTTAAACGCCCATAATAATGCTACTATATTTCAATCTCCTTTGAGTAAAGTTACTGTTTTAGGTGATCCTGTTCACCTAGAGAAACACACGCAAAGGTAG
- a CDS encoding OstA-like protein, with product MKKNIFLIILLIISLCGSLTSFGQTEDKVRISAARSKGISGYRVFYSSPQKRVILKQKTTTIYCDEARQNIKTEDVTATGNVIVIDKKTKITGSKLIYKKNKGEVIITGRIVKLIDEDITLVTDKLYYYTSTKEAKYLTGGTVNQETMVLTSVEGYLKNKELIFIKDVVMDDSVKVQHLVTEKLIYDRETKISTFNTRTVINSKDGDVIANAGTYNTENGKVHFEGSAIVENDKYILVGDKIDTNKNTGNSKAVGNVIFFSKEDTALIYADVVVRFDSSTFAYGNALMSKPIKGNWMDMYYLAADTLHSINDTTTQENTLYAYHNVAMWSKDMKSRCDSLVYFYNDSMIYFYQDPRIWAQKSQMTGDVIRTDITSKGVERLYLNRNGFIISEDTIQDYNQVKGKKIIAHFENNSLFKVDVKGNGMTRYFQLTDDKKNIYALNKSSCPSMTLFFEGNNEVKNIEYNKKHDSTVLPPSKIQKPDMYLPGFKNRFDEIPPKDELLERVRLREDLPDDMPRDPTKQANEIKILFDGKQVLNKNYQGQPLWMHRPQEKLEAGN from the coding sequence ATGAAGAAAAATATTTTTTTAATCATTTTGTTAATAATTTCACTTTGCGGTAGTTTAACCTCTTTTGGTCAAACTGAAGACAAAGTGAGAATTAGTGCCGCACGTTCTAAAGGTATTTCTGGCTATAGGGTTTTCTATAGCAGCCCTCAGAAGCGTGTAATTCTAAAGCAAAAAACTACAACAATTTATTGTGATGAGGCACGTCAAAATATAAAAACTGAAGATGTAACTGCTACGGGTAATGTAATTGTTATTGATAAAAAAACAAAGATTACTGGTAGTAAGCTTATTTATAAAAAAAATAAAGGTGAAGTAATTATCACTGGTAGAATTGTAAAATTAATTGACGAGGATATCACTTTAGTTACTGATAAATTATATTACTATACTTCAACAAAAGAAGCCAAATACTTAACAGGTGGTACAGTAAACCAAGAAACTATGGTGCTTACTTCTGTTGAGGGGTACTTAAAAAATAAAGAGCTTATCTTTATTAAAGATGTAGTTATGGATGATTCTGTTAAAGTACAACACCTTGTAACAGAAAAATTAATCTACGATAGAGAAACAAAGATTTCTACTTTTAATACTAGAACAGTTATAAACTCTAAAGATGGTGACGTTATAGCAAATGCTGGTACATACAACACCGAGAATGGTAAAGTTCATTTTGAAGGTTCTGCCATTGTTGAAAATGACAAATACATTCTAGTAGGTGATAAAATTGACACAAATAAGAATACTGGTAATAGTAAAGCTGTTGGAAATGTTATTTTCTTTAGTAAAGAAGATACTGCTTTAATTTATGCGGATGTTGTAGTAAGGTTTGACAGTTCTACATTTGCTTATGGTAATGCTTTAATGAGTAAACCTATAAAAGGAAATTGGATGGATATGTATTACCTAGCTGCAGATACACTTCATTCTATTAATGACACTACTACTCAGGAAAATACATTATATGCCTATCATAATGTAGCTATGTGGTCTAAAGACATGAAATCTAGATGTGACTCATTGGTTTATTTCTACAATGATTCAATGATCTACTTCTATCAAGATCCTAGAATTTGGGCACAAAAATCTCAAATGACTGGAGACGTAATTAGAACAGATATTACCTCTAAAGGTGTTGAAAGACTCTATCTAAACCGAAATGGTTTTATTATTTCGGAAGATACAATTCAAGATTATAACCAAGTAAAAGGTAAAAAGATTATTGCTCACTTTGAAAACAATAGCCTCTTTAAAGTTGATGTTAAAGGAAATGGTATGACAAGGTATTTCCAACTTACAGACGACAAAAAAAATATTTATGCATTAAATAAATCTTCTTGTCCTTCTATGACATTATTCTTTGAAGGTAACAATGAAGTAAAAAATATTGAGTACAATAAGAAACATGACTCTACTGTACTCCCTCCTAGTAAAATTCAAAAACCTGATATGTATTTACCTGGATTTAAAAATAGATTTGATGAGATACCTCCAAAAGATGAATTACTTGAAAGAGTACGTTTAAGAGAGGACTTGCCTGACGATATGCCTAGAGATCCTACGAAACAAGCTAATGAGATTAAAATACTATTTGATGGAAAGCAAGTTTTGAATAAGAATTATCAAGGTCAACCCTTATGGATGCATAGACCTCAGGAAAAGTTAGAGGCTGGTAACTAA
- a CDS encoding SIR2 family NAD-dependent protein deacylase, which produces MQKQKIIVLTGAGISAESGIPTFRGGDGLWEGHDIMDVASPIGWKKDRNLVLNFYNERRKVANNAKPNKGHIILAELENYYDVTIITQNVDSLHEKAGSTNVIHLHGKLSESRSSLDESLIYPIVGDILAEGEKCEKGSQLRPNIVWFGEDVPLMQEAAEITSEADFFIIVGTSLQVYPAANLIDYVPKGCESIIIDPSIPTNSNISGIKTIQEKGSVGLPILMDYLMKLG; this is translated from the coding sequence ATGCAAAAGCAAAAAATTATTGTTTTAACCGGTGCAGGTATCAGTGCTGAAAGTGGAATTCCTACTTTTAGAGGAGGTGATGGTTTATGGGAAGGCCATGATATAATGGATGTTGCGTCTCCTATTGGGTGGAAAAAAGATAGAAATTTAGTCCTTAATTTTTACAATGAAAGACGTAAAGTCGCAAATAATGCCAAGCCTAATAAAGGTCATATTATTTTGGCGGAATTAGAAAATTATTATGATGTCACTATCATTACTCAAAATGTTGATAGTCTTCACGAAAAAGCAGGATCAACAAATGTGATACATTTGCATGGAAAACTATCTGAATCGAGAAGTTCTTTAGACGAATCTTTAATTTACCCTATTGTGGGTGATATATTAGCTGAAGGAGAAAAATGTGAAAAAGGAAGTCAATTAAGACCCAATATTGTTTGGTTTGGTGAAGATGTACCGTTAATGCAAGAAGCTGCAGAAATAACATCAGAAGCAGATTTTTTTATTATCGTTGGTACATCATTACAAGTTTACCCTGCTGCAAATCTTATTGACTACGTTCCTAAAGGTTGTGAATCAATTATTATAGATCCTTCAATACCCACAAACTCAAATATCTCTGGGATTAAAACAATTCAAGAAAAAGGCTCTGTAGGGTTACCAATCTTAATGGACTATTTAATGAAATTAGGCTAA
- a CDS encoding SiaC family regulatory phosphoprotein: MENLSINKDGMNTQIPVVFMNSENSKGNILGESYHDGVSQIYSDIVDWINDYFKENDTFSLNFGLGYFNTPSSKGIYNILKCLKEWTDQNKLVTIFWYVSENDDDLLEDIEDLSDDVDIHISTIMTDKKSQIAS; this comes from the coding sequence ATGGAAAATTTATCAATTAACAAAGACGGGATGAATACCCAAATTCCTGTTGTTTTTATGAATAGTGAAAACAGCAAAGGTAACATCCTAGGTGAATCTTATCATGATGGTGTCAGTCAAATTTATTCTGACATTGTTGATTGGATTAATGACTACTTCAAAGAAAATGATACATTCTCTTTAAATTTTGGATTAGGGTATTTTAATACACCCTCTTCTAAAGGAATTTATAACATTTTAAAGTGTCTGAAAGAGTGGACCGATCAAAATAAATTGGTTACTATTTTTTGGTACGTTTCTGAAAACGACGATGATCTACTAGAAGATATAGAAGATTTATCGGATGATGTAGACATTCACATTTCTACAATTATGACTGATAAGAAAAGTCAAATTGCTAGTTAA
- a CDS encoding 1,4-dihydroxy-2-naphthoate polyprenyltransferase, whose amino-acid sequence MKAWIQAFRLRTLPLALSSIILGSFLAYGNEPTFFSWEIVGLCVLTTIFLQVLSNLANDYGDSVHGADHEEREGPSRAVQSGKISLGAMKMAIIIFSGLSLSSGLYLLYVSLSSWTEFAYFLGLGVLSIIAAITYTAGKKPYGYAGLGDISVFIFFGLVGVIGSYYLQIKSFDLLLFLPASACGFLAVAVLNVNNIRDIKSDISAGKKSVPVRIGRKWAILYHWVLLFGALICASAYVFYTYTSPFQWLFILTFPLLRRNGNAITKFTEPKDLDPYLKQMALTSLLFSLTFGVGQILDLFIKI is encoded by the coding sequence ATGAAAGCTTGGATACAGGCCTTTAGACTTAGAACATTGCCATTGGCTTTGTCTAGTATAATACTCGGAAGTTTTTTAGCATACGGTAATGAGCCAACTTTTTTTAGTTGGGAAATAGTCGGGTTATGTGTTTTAACAACTATTTTTTTGCAAGTACTTTCAAACTTAGCGAATGATTATGGTGATTCAGTTCATGGAGCAGATCATGAAGAAAGAGAAGGGCCATCAAGAGCAGTGCAGTCTGGTAAAATATCATTAGGAGCTATGAAAATGGCTATCATTATTTTTAGTGGATTGTCTTTAAGTTCGGGTTTGTATTTATTATATGTAAGCCTTTCTTCATGGACAGAATTTGCATATTTTTTAGGGTTAGGAGTACTTTCTATTATTGCAGCAATAACATATACAGCAGGGAAAAAACCTTATGGTTATGCAGGTTTAGGAGATATAAGCGTGTTTATATTTTTTGGATTAGTTGGTGTAATAGGGAGTTATTATTTACAAATAAAATCATTTGATCTCCTTTTATTTTTACCAGCTTCTGCTTGTGGTTTTTTAGCAGTTGCTGTATTAAATGTAAATAATATACGAGATATAAAATCGGATATAAGTGCAGGTAAAAAGTCTGTGCCTGTTAGAATAGGACGTAAATGGGCAATTTTATATCATTGGGTATTGTTATTTGGAGCTTTAATTTGTGCTTCTGCTTATGTTTTTTATACCTATACTTCACCTTTTCAATGGTTATTTATATTAACTTTTCCATTACTTCGTAGAAATGGAAATGCAATTACAAAATTTACTGAACCAAAAGATTTAGATCCATATCTAAAACAAATGGCATTAACGTCTCTACTTTTTTCTTTAACTTTTGGTGTAGGACAGATTCTAGATTTGTTTATAAAGATCTGA